The DNA sequence CGCACAGTCTCGTGCCCGACGGGCTGAAGAGAGACAAGGATCAGATTTACGGGTGGGTGGGGCGCTGTCAGTCACTGCATTTGGACCGGTTCGGCCCGCACTCAAGCGCCTGCTTCTCCGTTCCAGACATCCGTTATTCCCGCTCCTGGCGCTCGTCTTCGAGAAGTGCGAGCTCGCGACCTGCACGCCCCGCGAGCCAGGCGCGGCGGGGGGAGACGTCTGCTCCTCCGACTCGTTCAGCGAGGACATCTGCGTGTTTTCCAAGCAGGTGCGTTCAGGAGCACGTGGCCAGGTGAGGAGCGCGAGGCCGCGCGGTCAGGTCTAAGAaccagaaaaagtaaaaaactgaGAGGTTCGGGTGAGAGTCGGGACAAGCAACAGCAAAGTCCAGTTTCaggattaatttattttaattttattttcagatcCGCGTGGAAAAACCGATATTTTCCTCCAATCCAGAGCTCGACAACCTGGTGcgtctattattattattattattattattattattattattattattattattattattattattattattattattcctttccttaaaagtataaaaataaacGAAAAGAAATGCTCAAGTAACCATTTATGTCATTTTGTGATGCGGCAATCACATTTTcgttgttaaataaaaaagagagtaaattgattattttattttgactttttatattcatctttttgaaaatgtatatgtTTCAGATGATTCAGGCCATTCAGGTTCTGCGGTTTCACCTCTTGGAGTTAGAGAaggtctttttttcttataatacATActgttatcattattattattattattgttgttttctttgttattactataattattttaggttttttatTTGGTGAAATGTGTTGTGGATGGTTCGGTTCGGCAGGTCCATGAGCTCTGTGATAACTTCTGTCACCGGTACATCAGCTGTCTGAAGGGGAAGATGCCCATCGACCTGGTCATCGAGGAGCGGGACATCTGCAAGCAGGACTTCGACGACCTGACCGGCTCCTCCACGAACCTGGCGGACCTCGTGAGTGTTCGATACCCGTCCAGCCGAGCCGCGTCATGGTAGTGGACCTGCGTGGATGCGTAAAATCATGATggatccttttttatttctcatttaaagaaaaaaaaaagtttttttttaaagacaaagggacaaagggtttttattgtaataaatataattatcttttttaattcatCATTATTTCaccaaagtaataaaaaaaagttcattcttatctttattttacaataaaatctaatttaaacGAATTAAATCCATTTACAGAAGCAGCAGAGGCAAAGGAAACTGCTGATGGAAATATAAAATATAGACTGTTAATTTCAAAAACTAAAGTGTTTagtgtttagatttttattttttttacaaacttgcAGAATACTTGACATTTGTGGATCACTCAGGAATGTAAAGTGAAAATATTTATCCCGtataaatactttttgttttatatttgacattttgtaAAATGTAGGGATCCCTCAGAACATTTTCAATTATTCTAAGTTAAAACtaacattcatttttgttctaaatttaaaaagtggAGTTTGAGTATCTTTTAGAAGTGATTAAAGTATTTTGCAGctataatctttaaaaaaaaacattttgaggaGTTTTGCTGTAGCTCTGGAGCAGCTGACCGTTTGAAGTGGCGGGCAGAAGCACCTGAACAACAGTTGGACCTTAATCATCCTGCTGGGCATGAAAGCAGGCGGCCTCTTCAGGGTGGGGGGCAGTGGGGGATGTGTCATCAACATGTGCCGGACAGGAGAAGAGCTCCGTTCCCCCCACAGTTCTGCTGCAAACAGCTGACGCTCAGATCTCCCATGTCTGGACCGGCACCAGCCTCGCCTGTTAAATAGCAGCTACTCCAGAGCTCAGTCGCAGACTCGGTTCTGGCGCTGGAGGTTCTGCCTGTGGGCTCAGTGTTTGGTTTCTGTGGAAAACGGTGGATTTCCTCACGTTttgctcctcctcatcttttGCCTGCTGCTTTCCCTCCTCGTCCCCCTGCTGTTCTGACCAGAACCCGGCGTCCTGGAGAGACATGGATGACGTCCACTCTGCGCCCTCTGTGGGGACTCCGGGGCCCTCCAGCGGGGGACACATCTCCCAGGGTGACAGCACCAGTGACCTTGGTAAGACCCCGACTCGCTCACCTCCTCCTGCTGTTCTCTAGTCCTCGTCATTGTGGATCCAGCATGTTTTTTCTTCggatcttaaaaaaaattagacataAACTGAGTTTTGATGCTCGGCTGTAGATGTAAAAAAGATGTGGATCTTGGCATGTTTGGTCTGACCTCTGCTGGAAACAGGTTTTTGACCCTGACCAGCCTCTGCTCCATGGGAGCAGCAAGTTTGAGTCTTGTTCTCTGTGATATTCTGGTCCGTCACCTCCTATACAGTAAAAGGAGGATGAGAGTCCAGTCATCATGGAGTCAGGCTTCAAGAAGCAGATATTCTAGCATCTCTGTGTTAGGGTTCTGGTCCGGTTTGCTTCGTTTTGGGTTGTTTGGTCTCTGCTCGGCTGCAGTAAAAACAGAAGTACGTGAGAGCGGCTCCTCTTCATGCTGTGATGTCCGAGTACGACAATAAGAGAAGGCTTTGGGGTTTCATGGTCCAACTCTGCAGATGACCTCAGAGTCAATGTTGTGATTTGGTTGATCTTCATCAGTTAGAGCCATGAGCTGTTTAAATCCTGGaggcttgatttaaaaaaaaaaaaaaaaagacacgcGGACTTTTCAACCTCAGGAGTTGTGATGGAGGAAGGATGAGCAGAGCGCCTCCTATGGAgataaacaaagaaacaagaTGACAGGAGGAGTGATGCTGATAAATCCTGatagggggtggtggtggtggtggggggtgtctAACAGAGTCAGGACACCCGAACACCCACATTCACCTATTGAGTGACGAGCTATGTCAAAAATTCCTAAAAGAAAGctcaaaattttagaaaaaagaacGACGAGAATTGGTTTTTCTGGGTCAGGAAAATTCTGTCTGGTCCAGATGTCACCATCAGTCAGCGGATCTTATTTGACTTGGAGTGGTCTGACCGCGGAGCGCGGGAGGATGGTTCCTCCCCCCTGTGGTTGCGGTTTGTCTCCCTCCTCTGCTCAGTGTGACCTGCAGGGGAGCCTGTCACTGATACCTTAATCCCTGGGGGGCTCGTGGTGAACACATTTGAAGGAGGTGGAGCTATTTGAAGAATTTTTTTGGAAGAAAGGGGGGTGGAGTTGTTTCCTACAAAGACCCAAACTCAACAAAAGCTcatggatggaggaggagggggggggggtcttccaGTGACAGCAGGAATGCGAGGAAAAGGAAATGTTCCGTTTTTTCATGAAGGAATGCAGCTGAGCTGAGGAGCATTGTCACAACAGATGTGCAgctcagaacctccagaactTCCCCAAGATGTTAGAGTTTTGTTGATTGTTTTAGTGAAATATGGGAAAATGTTGTAACAAGATCACAGCTGCACAACCTAAGCGTCAATTTTGGAGTAACCACGTTTGGGGAAGTCCAGAGCATCTTGAATTCTGATAAAGTTGTTTGAGAAATGACTAAAATGTTGATGCTTTTATATGGATTCAATTCAAAAAGAGGTGGTAAGATTCTACtcatttgtttggtttgttcACCTTTACACTGCACTCTTGACAAATATCAGTAACTACAGATGCTTATTTGAGGGCATTGTGGCCAAATTCACTCTGATGAGGAAACAGCtgctcttttgttttgcttaataGCCTATTAGCATTCGTACTGTCGCAAACCGCACCAGGATTCACTTAGAAATAAACAAAGACCTGCAGTTTTTGGTTGTGGATCATTTTAGGAAACAAACGTCGCCTCGATCCAGAAGATTCTTGTTGCTTccactgactgaatactttcTCATGTTGGAACATAGAATGACAAGACCAAATCACCTTTTAGGTTTTTAGAAAGGTTTATAGAACCTTTTATGAAACCTATTACATATCTAATGCCCGGTTTTTACTTCATAGCAATTTGTAATTGCTCCAATTGCATTGGTCCCATCAGAAAGGAGTTTCCCCAGTCACTGCCAAAAATGTGACAcaagctgatgacatcatccgtGATTGAAAATTTACGCCTGAAGTACAATCACGTCCATGTCCAATTAACTGATACTCATTTGGGCGGATAGAATACACGATGGCGAAGCAAACTCCATCTATAATATCGCTTTTTCCACATCCCGAAAACAAGGCCGCtatttctgcatttaaaaaaaagttatattttttaCTGCATATTGACTTTCTAATGCAAATATAACTTCAGCTATTTCAATTAAACATGGAGCAGGTGGCCAACCATTTCAAATTTAACTCTCTTGATTGTATTTAAGTACGGTTTTAAAGTAGAACTTCATGCACTCCCTACCTTGTCTTGTCTGCACCATTAATTAACCACAACCTATTTATTTAGATGTAAGCATATTCAGGAAAAACGTTGCTAATAAAgaacacaactttaaaaaaaagaatcttaaagATCCATATTTATCACTTTAATTAAAATGCCTGAAACACTGGAGACCATCATGTCATGATTCTTGAAAAGTATGGCTAAACCAGCCAACCTTAGTATGAACTAGACCTCACAACTGTAGGGACGCGATACAATTGATGCAATGACTGATCGCTATGAACTTTACCTCTGGGCTGTTTGGTCCCTAGATTGCTTTCCCCAGCTTGCTTTGTTTGGCCGGTGTTAAAAGTTCACCGCTGTTCTCTTAGTTAAACTTTCTTAGAAAAACTGTCATAACAGAAACGGGCAGCGAAATCTTCCGATCCTGTTTAGTCAGAGAAGGCAAACTTCATGAAGGTGATTATTTTCTGAAGGAACTGAGTATTAAAGACAATCtgaaagattttaaataaatatgtgcgATTTGTGTTTTACTACATGAAATATTGTGAAAGGAATTATACAGCAAGATGATCAGGTTTGCAGATGATGAAGTGATATTTTaggattaaaaaataagaacagTCATATCCAGAAATATCTCAGGTTTACTCAACCTTCTCTGCACTCTGCTGTCATAAAGTATTTGCGTCTTTCCATCTGAACTCTTAGTGAGCAGAAAACAGGATTGGCCCTCGTGCCTCTCCTCGTTGCAAACCTTCCACAGTGTTGTTATTAGCGTCAGTGAATCACCCTGGTAGGCATCGAGGGGTGTCACTGGTGATGGATCAGCTCCGTGCTCGGCTCATTAGGCGGTCCGTGCTTGCTCTGTATTCACAGATGCGGCAATCAGTTCTGCTGGCTGCTCCTCACTCTGTCTTAGGAATCCAGCCACTTCTTCATCCCGTCATGCAACATTCCCAGATCGGAGCAGCTGCATCTCCTGATTCCTgcggacttctttttttttttccacactaaaATAAGCTTAATTGCAGCTAGAAGGTGGTTCCAAGCTGAAGATAAGAGTTTTAGATAACTCAATAACTGTTTATGAAACTATGAAAAGAAGCAAACCAAGTCCAATATACAGCAATCACTGTTTTTCTCTGAGTGCAAACATCTGACAGCCTTTGATCTAATTAACAAGTTTCCAACAAC is a window from the Oryzias latipes chromosome 24, ASM223467v1 genome containing:
- the LOC101171546 gene encoding homeobox protein Meis1 isoform X1, giving the protein MKMAQRYEELGPYGPMDAAGPPSSMYGEPHAMRTLAPLHHLTHAPPHHYGAHAHSLVPDGLKRDKDQIYGHPLFPLLALVFEKCELATCTPREPGAAGGDVCSSDSFSEDICVFSKQVRSGARGQIRVEKPIFSSNPELDNLMIQAIQVLRFHLLELEKVHELCDNFCHRYISCLKGKMPIDLVIEERDICKQDFDDLTGSSTNLADLNPASWRDMDDVHSAPSVGTPGPSSGGHISQGDSTSDLGDGLDNSLASPGTGDEDEHDKKRQKKRGIFPKVATNIMRAWLFQHLTHPYPSEEQKKQLAQDTGLTILQVNNWFINARRRIVQPMIDQSNRAVSQGAAYSPDGQPMGGFVLDGQQHMGLRPGGPLGGMGMNMGMDGQWHYM